In Monomorium pharaonis isolate MP-MQ-018 chromosome 3, ASM1337386v2, whole genome shotgun sequence, a genomic segment contains:
- the LOC118644762 gene encoding dynein heavy chain 17, axonemal-like isoform X2 yields MANRPIIMAQLWHNYERLLQRIHDHFDDVKIIFDNTFKDYKEAEWIETNQYFPHVAGALCTLTQLRQRINYPMQCAKLVDHPLINLKIARETKPKYDQMQVIYHKDLEKVRHEKAMLDFIVT; encoded by the exons ATGGCCAACCGACCAATTATCATGGCACAATTATGGCACAATTATGAGAGGTTACTTCAAAGAATTCATGACCATTTTGATGATGTTAAA atCATATTTGACAATACCTTTAAAGATTATAAGGAGGCTGAATGGATTGAAACTAATCAGTATTTCCCACATGTCGCTGGTGCATTGTGTACGTTAACACAATTGCGACAACGAATAAACTATCCGATGCAATGTGCGAAATTAGTTGATCATCCCTTGATAAACCTTAAAATAGCACGTGAAACCAAACCAAAATACGATCAAATGCAGGTAATATATCACAAAGACCTGGAAAAAGTGAGACATGAAAAAGCGATGTTAGATTTTATCGTCACTTAA
- the LOC118644762 gene encoding dynein heavy chain 9, axonemal-like isoform X1 gives MEHKIFTDWANKLINISNIHLSKSLLTIDENKLLDLNFNPELTALLRETRFMITMKRTDLPEEAIQLYSRTQYFFESTYNLNLIIQWYNWIRNYSLPVEFELLKDEIEKVDKLIQIGQENYNWNSPGKILNYDEY, from the exons ATggaacataaaatattcacgGACTGGGCCAATAAGTTAATCAACATAAGCAACATCCATTTATCGAAAAGCTTATTAACGATAGATGAGAATAAGCTGctcgatttaaattttaatccgGAACTGACTGCTCTATTGAGAGAAACTCGCTTTATGATAACCATGAAAAGAACAGACCTACCCGAGGAAGCGATTCAATTATATTCAAGAACGCAGTATTTTTTTGAGAGTACTTACAATCTCAATTTGATCATACAATG GTACAATTGGATAAGGAATTATAGTTTGCCTGTGGAATTTGAATTGTTGAAGgacgaaattgaaaaagtagacaaattaattcaaatcgGACAAGAGAACTATAATTGGAATTCCCCAggtaaaattcttaattatgatgaatattaa